CGTCTTCGGTGACGGAGCCCTCGCCGCGCCAATAGCCCTGCTGGTCCGCCTGCTCCGCGGCCTGAACGATCAGGCGGGCCAGCTCGTCGGGCGGAAGATTCGTTGCGTGGTTCACGTCATCAGGGGGCGCGGGGAGGGAGATCTGATGCCGGAAAACTGGTCCCGCGGGACCGTCAGGGCAAGGCGCGGCACCTCGCAATGGCCAAATCCGCGGGCTTCGACGCTCACCAGCGCCGGTCCACGCCGTACTCATCCAGCATCCGGTCCCGCCCGATCACCGGTACGTCCTCCTTCAGCGCCTGTGCCGCGATCATACGGTCGAACGGATCCTTGTGATACCGCGGCAATCGTTCGAATTCGAAGACGTGCTCGAGCTCGACCCGAAGCAGGGCGATGTTGTTCTCCCGAAGACCATCGCGCACGAACTCCATGAAGGGCTTGTGCAGGGTAAGCCTTCTCTGGTTCGACTTGATGCCCATCTCCCAAAGGCTTGCGGTGCTGACCAGCGATTCATTGG
This genomic interval from Longimicrobium sp. contains the following:
- a CDS encoding type II toxin-antitoxin system VapC family toxin yields the protein MRLLLDTHAFIWLVSGAPQLSAHARAMTLDPANESLVSTASLWEMGIKSNQRRLTLHKPFMEFVRDGLRENNIALLRVELEHVFEFERLPRYHKDPFDRMIAAQALKEDVPVIGRDRMLDEYGVDRRW